A single region of the Pseudomonas sp. B21-023 genome encodes:
- a CDS encoding HlyD family type I secretion periplasmic adaptor subunit produces MSVHALSTQKTEASLLSLDEHRPGRVGRWLVLAGFGGFLLWAALAPLDKGVPVSGSVMVAGSRQAVQHPTGGVIEQLLVRDGDTVNAGQVLLRMDATQAQAQVGSLRVQYVNARAGEARLLAERDGRATLAYPEDLQAQAHLPWVATVLEGQRQLRGSRAQALDMELGGLRESIAGAEASLQGLQGSLASKQAQRDALDEQLRGLRELARDGYIARNRLLDSERLLAQVNGSIAEDFGNIGRTRRQVLELKLRIGQRQQEYQNEVRQQLAELQASAEDLGNRLRSAEFELAHAQVRAPVAGTVVGLSVFTNGGVIARGQQLMEIVPRDAPLLVDARASVEMIDRLRPGLPVELMFVAFNQSTTPRVDGEVTLVSADRLVDEKTHQPYYQVRIKVSEQGLGQLAGLDIRPGMPVEAFVRTGERSMLNYLFKPLADRVHVALAEE; encoded by the coding sequence ATGAGCGTACACGCCCTCTCCACGCAAAAGACCGAGGCAAGCCTGCTCAGCCTCGATGAACACCGGCCGGGCCGTGTCGGCCGCTGGCTGGTGCTGGCAGGTTTCGGCGGCTTTCTGCTGTGGGCCGCGCTGGCGCCCTTGGACAAGGGCGTGCCGGTCAGCGGCAGCGTGATGGTCGCCGGTAGCCGCCAGGCAGTGCAGCACCCCACGGGCGGGGTGATCGAGCAGTTGCTGGTGCGTGACGGTGACACGGTGAACGCCGGCCAGGTGCTGCTGCGCATGGACGCGACCCAGGCCCAGGCCCAGGTCGGCTCGTTGCGGGTGCAGTACGTCAACGCCCGCGCCGGGGAGGCGCGCCTGTTGGCCGAGCGCGATGGTCGGGCGACGCTTGCCTATCCCGAAGACCTGCAGGCCCAGGCACACCTCCCCTGGGTCGCCACGGTGCTGGAAGGGCAGCGCCAGCTGCGTGGCAGCCGGGCCCAGGCGCTGGACATGGAGCTCGGCGGCCTGCGTGAGAGCATTGCCGGTGCCGAAGCCTCGCTGCAGGGGCTGCAGGGTTCGCTGGCCAGCAAGCAGGCCCAGCGCGATGCACTGGACGAGCAGTTGCGCGGCCTGCGCGAGCTGGCGCGGGACGGCTATATCGCCCGCAATCGCTTGCTCGACAGCGAGCGCCTGCTAGCCCAGGTCAATGGCTCGATCGCCGAGGACTTCGGCAACATCGGCCGCACCCGGCGCCAGGTGCTGGAGCTGAAGCTGCGCATCGGCCAACGCCAACAGGAGTACCAGAACGAGGTGCGCCAGCAACTCGCCGAGCTGCAGGCCAGCGCAGAGGACCTGGGCAACCGCCTGCGCAGCGCCGAATTCGAACTGGCCCATGCCCAGGTGCGGGCCCCGGTGGCCGGTACGGTGGTCGGCCTCAGTGTGTTCACCAATGGCGGGGTCATCGCCCGCGGCCAGCAACTGATGGAGATCGTGCCGCGCGATGCGCCTTTGCTGGTCGATGCGCGGGCCTCGGTGGAGATGATCGACCGCCTGCGCCCTGGCCTGCCAGTGGAGCTGATGTTCGTGGCGTTCAACCAGAGCACCACGCCGCGGGTGGACGGCGAGGTGACCCTGGTCTCGGCCGACCGCCTGGTGGACGAGAAGACCCATCAGCCCTACTACCAGGTACGTATTAAGGTCAGCGAACAGGGCCTTGGGCAACTGGCGGGCCTGGATATTCGCCCTGGCATGCCAGTGGAGGCCTTCGTTCGTACCGGCGAACGCTCGATGCTCAATTACCTGTTCAAGCCTTTGGCCGACCGGGTGCACGTTGCCCTGGCGGAGGAGTAA
- a CDS encoding type I secretion system permease/ATPase — protein sequence MRTAPAAANEVLRALKACRAGLGNVALFTAVINVLMLAPALYMLQVYDRVLSSRNEMTLLMLSLMVLGVFAFMGLLEWLRSQVVIRLGTRMDMDLNPRVFEAAYEASLAGHKGAAGQMLADLTALRQFATGQALFAFFDAPWFPVYLLVMFMFSPWLGLMALAGAVLLTVLAWVNERMTQAPFAQAGQLSQQAGLEASANLRNAEVIEAMGMLGAVRQRWARLHHGFLAQQNLGSERTAAVTALTKTVRLALQSLVLGLGAWLAIEQLITPGMMIAGSILMARVLAPIDQLIGAWRQWSGARLAYQRLSELLQAQPPRPAGMPLPPPLGKLTVEQVGATQPGSSRLCLSNLGFALPAGESLGIIGPSGSGKSTLARLLVGAGAPIAGKVRLDGADLRTWDRGALGQHIGYLPQDVQLFAGSIADNIARLGLVDAQQVVAAAQLAGVHDMILALPDGYDTLLGEGGMGLSGGQRQRIGLARALYGLPALIVLDEPNSNLDDAGERALVEAIARLREHKRTLILITHKSSLLAGLDNLLMLKSGQLQAFGPTARVLQDAQRAARPAPVAPSTARNPIGLNVTFGQPRA from the coding sequence ATGCGAACCGCTCCCGCCGCGGCCAACGAAGTGCTGCGGGCGCTCAAGGCCTGCCGTGCCGGGCTTGGCAACGTCGCGTTGTTCACCGCGGTGATCAATGTGCTGATGCTGGCGCCGGCGCTGTACATGCTGCAGGTCTATGATCGGGTTTTGTCGTCGCGCAACGAGATGACCCTGTTGATGCTCAGCCTCATGGTGCTTGGGGTGTTCGCCTTCATGGGGCTGCTGGAGTGGCTGCGCAGCCAGGTGGTGATCCGCCTGGGCACGCGCATGGACATGGACCTCAACCCGCGGGTGTTCGAGGCGGCCTACGAGGCCAGCCTGGCCGGGCACAAGGGTGCGGCGGGGCAGATGCTCGCCGATCTGACCGCGCTGCGCCAGTTCGCCACCGGCCAGGCGTTGTTCGCCTTCTTCGATGCGCCGTGGTTCCCGGTGTACCTGTTGGTGATGTTCATGTTCAGCCCGTGGCTGGGCCTGATGGCGCTGGCGGGCGCGGTGTTGCTGACGGTGCTGGCGTGGGTCAACGAGCGCATGACCCAGGCGCCGTTTGCACAAGCCGGGCAACTGTCGCAGCAGGCGGGCCTGGAGGCCAGCGCCAACCTGCGCAATGCCGAAGTGATCGAGGCCATGGGCATGCTCGGCGCCGTGCGCCAGCGCTGGGCACGGTTGCATCATGGGTTTCTGGCCCAGCAGAACCTGGGCAGCGAGCGCACCGCGGCGGTCACCGCGCTGACCAAGACCGTGCGCCTGGCCTTGCAGTCGCTGGTGCTCGGGCTGGGCGCCTGGCTGGCCATCGAACAGTTGATCACCCCAGGGATGATGATCGCAGGCTCCATCCTCATGGCCCGCGTGCTGGCGCCGATCGACCAGTTGATCGGTGCCTGGCGCCAATGGAGCGGTGCGCGCCTGGCCTATCAACGCCTGAGCGAGTTGCTGCAGGCCCAGCCGCCGCGGCCGGCGGGCATGCCGCTGCCGCCACCGCTCGGCAAGCTCACGGTCGAGCAGGTGGGCGCGACGCAGCCGGGCAGCAGTCGCCTGTGCCTGAGCAACCTGGGCTTCGCGCTGCCAGCGGGCGAGTCGCTGGGGATCATCGGCCCTTCCGGGTCGGGCAAGTCGACCCTGGCGCGGCTGCTGGTCGGCGCTGGCGCGCCGATCGCTGGCAAGGTGCGCCTGGACGGCGCCGACTTGCGGACCTGGGACCGTGGCGCGCTGGGCCAGCACATCGGCTACCTGCCGCAGGATGTGCAACTGTTCGCCGGCAGCATCGCCGACAACATTGCGCGACTGGGGCTTGTCGACGCCCAGCAGGTGGTCGCCGCGGCGCAACTGGCGGGCGTGCACGACATGATCCTCGCCTTGCCGGATGGCTATGACACGCTGCTGGGGGAGGGCGGCATGGGGCTTTCCGGTGGTCAGCGCCAGCGCATCGGCCTGGCACGCGCGCTGTACGGGCTGCCGGCGCTGATCGTGCTCGACGAACCTAACTCCAACCTCGATGACGCTGGTGAGCGGGCGCTGGTCGAGGCCATTGCCAGGCTGCGCGAGCACAAGCGCACGCTGATCCTGATTACTCACAAGTCTTCGCTGCTGGCCGGCCTGGACAACCTGTTGATGCTCAAGAGCGGCCAGTTGCAGGCCTTCGGCCCCACCGCCAGGGTACTGCAGGACGCCCAACGGGCCGCTCGGCCCGCCCCCGTTGCCCCCTCCACCGCCCGCAACCCCATCGGCCTGAACGTCACGTTCGGCCAGCCAAGAGCCTGA